From Piscinibacter gummiphilus:
CCCGAGCTCTTCAGCCAGCATCGCGTGGCGCCGGTCGCGCATTACCCCGACCTGCTGCTCGAGACGCTGCGGGGCGTGGCGCCCGCGGCCGTCAACGACCCGACGGTCGTCGTGCTCACCCCCGGCATGTACAACAGCGCGTACTTCGAGCACGCCTTCCTCGCCCAGCAGATGGGCGTGGAGCTGGTCGAGGGGCAAGACCTCTTCGTCAAGGACAACTTCGTCTACATGCGCACCACGCAGGGCCCGAAGCGGGTCGACGTGATCTACCGCCGTGTCGACGACGACTTCCTCGACCCGCTGGCCTTCCGCGCCGATTCCACGCTCGGCTGCGCGGGCCTGCTGAGTGTGTACCGCGCCGGCAACGTGACGCTGTCGAACGCCATCGGCACCGGCGTGGCCGACGACAAGTCGATCTACCCCTACGTGCCCAAGATGATCGAGTTCTACCTGGGCGAGAAACCAATCCTCAACAACGTGCCCACGCACCTGTGCCGCGAGGAAGAAGACCTCAAGTACGTGCTCGACCACCTGCCCGAACTCGTGGTGAAGGAAGTGCACGGCGCCGGCGGCTACGGCATGCTCGTCGGCCCCGCGGCCACCAAGGCCGAGATCGCCGACTTCCGCAAGGCGCTCGAAGCCAACCCCGCCGGCTACATCGCGCAGCCGACGCTGAGCCTGTCCACCTGCCCCACCTTCGTCGAAAGCGGCATCGCGCCGCGCCACATCGACCTGCGGCCCTTCGTGCTCTCGGGCAAGGAGGTGCAGATGGTGCCCGGCGGGCTCACGCGCGTGGCTCTGAAGGAAGGCTCCCTCGTCGTCAATTCGTCGCAGGGCGGTGGTACCAAGGACACATGGGTGTTGGAGGCCTGAAATGCTGTCAAGAACTGCTGACCACCTCTTCTGGATGGCGCGCTACATGGAGCGCGCCGAGAACACCGCACGCATGCTCGACGTCAACTACCAGACGTCGTTGCTGCCGCAGTCGGCCGACGCCGCCGAGAACGGCTGGCGCGGCCTCTTGAGCATCTCGGAACTGAGCCACGACTACACCACCCGCTATGGCGAGGTCGACGCCCGCAAGGTGATGAGCTACATGGTGAGCGACGAGAAGAACCCGTCGAGCATCTACAACTGCCTGCTCGCCGCCCGTGAGAACGCACGTGCCGTGCGGGGCACGCTCACCACCGAGGTATGGGAGACGCAGAACCAGACCTGGATCGAGTTCCAGCGCATGCTGCGCAACAAGGCCTTCGAACGCGACCCGGGCGATGCCTTCGAGTGGGTGAAGTTCCGCTCGCACCTCTCGCGCGGCGTGACGGTGGGCACCATGCTGCAGGACGAAGCCTTCCACTTCCTGCGCATCGGCAGCTTCCTTGAGCGCGCCGACAACACCGCCCGCATGCTCGACGTGAAGTTCCACGCGGTCGAGAGCGAGTTCTACGGCGCGGGCACCGGCAATGGCGCCGCCTCGCGCGACCAGGAGTACGACTTCTATCACTGGTCGGCGATCCTGCGCTCGGTGTCCGGCTTCGAGGTCTACCGCAAGGCGTATCGCAACGTGATCCGGCCCGAGAAGGTGGCGGAGCTTCTGATCCTGCGCGCCGACATGCCGCGCTCGCTTGCCTGCTGCATGGACGAGGTCGTTGCCAACCTCAAGCGGGTGGCCAACGAGCAATCGCACGAGACGCTGCGGCGCGCCGGCCGCCTGCAGTCTGACCTGCGCTTCGGCCGCATCGACGAGATCCTCGCGACCGGGCTGCACGCCTTCCTCAGCCAGTTCCTCGAACGCGTGGGCACGCTGGGGGTGGGCATCAGCCGTGACTTCCTCGTGCCCGTCGCCGCCTGACGTGAGACGTGCTGGATGAAACTCAGCATCCAACACGTCACGCACTACGACTACAGCGCGCCGCTGCAGTACGCCCTGCAGTCGCTGTGCCTCACACCGCAGGGGAGCGCGCACCAGACGGTGCACGAGTGGTCGGTGAGCGCGCCGGCACCGCTGCACGCGCAGCGCGACGGCTACGGCAACCTGGCCCACACCTGGAGCCTGGCGCGGCGCAGCTACGGCAGCGCGGTGCGCGCGGGCGGCACGGTGGAGACGCACGCCTCGCCCTGGCTGGTGGACCAGGCCACGCCCAGCCAGCTCTACCTGCGCAGCACGCCGCTCACCGCCGCCGACGAGCGGCTGAAGTCTCTCGGCCGTGTGCACCTCGCCGACGGGGTGAGCGAGGCCTCGGCGATGGCGCTGGCGCACGCCGTGCTGAAACGCGTGCGCTACCAGCCGGGCATGACCGATGTGCAGACCACGGCGCAGCAGGCCTGGGAGCAGGGCGTCGGCGTGTGCCAGGACCATGCCCACGTCTACCTCGCCGCCTGCCGTGCCAATGGCGTGGCCGCACGTTACGTGAGTGGCTATTTCTACGCGCCCGATGCGCCGCACCTCGCAAGCCATGCGTGGGTCGACGTGTGCGTCGACACCAATGCCTGCCGCTGGCTCAGCG
This genomic window contains:
- a CDS encoding circularly permuted type 2 ATP-grasp protein, with protein sequence MRPSFDEMQATSTSVRDHYRVYDRWLAQQPRDVMRSRREEAEMIFRRVGITFAVYGAKDEDGSGTERLIPFDLIPRVIPAAEWTEMEKGLTQRVTALNRFIHDVYHEQEIIRAGIVPADQIFKNAQFRPEMMGVDVPGGVYSHISGIDIVRAANADGSGSYYVLEDNLRVPSGVSYMLENRKMMMRLFPELFSQHRVAPVAHYPDLLLETLRGVAPAAVNDPTVVVLTPGMYNSAYFEHAFLAQQMGVELVEGQDLFVKDNFVYMRTTQGPKRVDVIYRRVDDDFLDPLAFRADSTLGCAGLLSVYRAGNVTLSNAIGTGVADDKSIYPYVPKMIEFYLGEKPILNNVPTHLCREEEDLKYVLDHLPELVVKEVHGAGGYGMLVGPAATKAEIADFRKALEANPAGYIAQPTLSLSTCPTFVESGIAPRHIDLRPFVLSGKEVQMVPGGLTRVALKEGSLVVNSSQGGGTKDTWVLEA
- a CDS encoding alpha-E domain-containing protein, whose amino-acid sequence is MLSRTADHLFWMARYMERAENTARMLDVNYQTSLLPQSADAAENGWRGLLSISELSHDYTTRYGEVDARKVMSYMVSDEKNPSSIYNCLLAARENARAVRGTLTTEVWETQNQTWIEFQRMLRNKAFERDPGDAFEWVKFRSHLSRGVTVGTMLQDEAFHFLRIGSFLERADNTARMLDVKFHAVESEFYGAGTGNGAASRDQEYDFYHWSAILRSVSGFEVYRKAYRNVIRPEKVAELLILRADMPRSLACCMDEVVANLKRVANEQSHETLRRAGRLQSDLRFGRIDEILATGLHAFLSQFLERVGTLGVGISRDFLVPVAA
- a CDS encoding transglutaminase family protein encodes the protein MKLSIQHVTHYDYSAPLQYALQSLCLTPQGSAHQTVHEWSVSAPAPLHAQRDGYGNLAHTWSLARRSYGSAVRAGGTVETHASPWLVDQATPSQLYLRSTPLTAADERLKSLGRVHLADGVSEASAMALAHAVLKRVRYQPGMTDVQTTAQQAWEQGVGVCQDHAHVYLAACRANGVAARYVSGYFYAPDAPHLASHAWVDVCVDTNACRWLSVDITHGCLMDERHVRLAVGLDYAACSPIRGVREGGGDETMRVRIDIRQAGEPAAPPFSQQQTQAPEP